From one uncultured Paludibacter sp. genomic stretch:
- the gcvP gene encoding Glycine dehydrogenase (decarboxylating), with product MNNLLINRHVGISKENKKIMLQKIGVKSLDELINQTIPSNILLKEKIKLPEPLSEHQFSTHTTELASKNKIYKSYIGQGWYGTVLPAVIQRNIFENPSWYTSYTPYQAEISQGRLEALLNFQTAVSDFTGLPLANASLLDEATAAAEAATMMLNLRSRDQVKSGANKLFVDENIFPQTLAVLKTRSKLQGIELVITDYSSFKFTNDFFGAIVQYPNSNGNIEDYADFTQNAHQHNCKVAVAADILSLALLKAPGEWGADICFGSTQRWGIPMNFGGPSAAYFATKEEFKREIPGRIIGISKDVNGKPALRMALQTREQHIKREKATSNICTAQALLASMAGMYTVYHGAEGVREIASQIHSIATYLNEMLEVYGFTQENDNFFDTLKISLPDNVSVEKLRKIALENEVNFHYFEDETIGLTIDETTDVDDVNTLIDIFATAAGNNPIFVNEDEIIDLKSFDENFERKSDYLIHDVFKMYHTETEMMRYIKKLERRDISLTHSMISLGSCTMKLNAASEMLPLSLPSFNSIHPLAPKDQTEGYNELISNLEEYLCSITGFDACTLQPNSGAAGEFTGLLVIHSYFKKKGENQRKTVLIPASAHGTNPASAAQAGFDIIVVKCDEKGNVDLTDWNEKAKENAETLAGCMITYPSTHGIFEVKIKEMCEIIHQYGGLVYMDGANMNAQVGLTNPATIGADVCHLNLHKTFAIPHGGGGPGVGPICVAKHLTEFLPSKEFGENTVASAPYGSAGVLPITYGYIRMMGEKGLTQATKIAILNANYLAAKLKDSYGIVYTGENGRVGHELILECRNFKATSGITETDIAKRLIDYGYHAPTLSFPVHGTLMIEPTESESLAELDKFADAMLKIYEEIKEVENGIADKTNNVLVNAPHPEYAIVSSEWNHPYSREKAAYPAEWVAENKFWINVARVDNAFGDRNLICTCIPTEEWMK from the coding sequence ATGAATAACCTATTGATTAACAGACATGTGGGCATATCGAAAGAAAACAAGAAAATAATGCTACAAAAAATTGGAGTAAAATCACTTGACGAACTTATCAATCAAACAATACCATCAAATATTTTATTAAAAGAAAAAATAAAACTCCCAGAGCCTCTCTCTGAGCATCAATTTTCTACTCATACAACAGAACTTGCGTCTAAAAACAAAATATATAAATCATATATTGGACAAGGTTGGTACGGAACGGTTTTACCTGCAGTAATTCAACGTAATATTTTTGAAAATCCATCCTGGTACACTTCTTACACACCTTATCAGGCAGAAATCTCGCAAGGAAGATTAGAGGCATTGCTTAATTTCCAAACAGCTGTAAGTGATTTCACCGGACTTCCGCTCGCAAATGCTTCACTCTTAGATGAAGCTACTGCCGCTGCCGAAGCTGCAACGATGATGTTAAATCTGAGAAGCAGAGACCAAGTAAAATCAGGTGCAAACAAATTGTTTGTTGATGAAAACATATTTCCTCAAACACTGGCTGTACTTAAAACACGTTCCAAACTTCAAGGAATAGAATTAGTAATTACGGATTATTCATCTTTTAAATTTACAAATGATTTTTTTGGAGCAATTGTGCAATATCCAAACAGCAACGGAAACATTGAAGATTATGCTGATTTTACACAAAATGCTCATCAACATAATTGCAAAGTGGCAGTTGCAGCAGATATTTTAAGTTTAGCATTACTAAAAGCACCTGGAGAATGGGGAGCAGATATTTGTTTTGGTTCAACTCAGCGTTGGGGAATACCAATGAATTTTGGGGGCCCTTCTGCTGCATATTTTGCTACTAAAGAGGAATTCAAGCGTGAAATTCCAGGAAGAATCATAGGAATCAGCAAAGATGTGAATGGAAAACCCGCATTAAGAATGGCGCTTCAAACCCGTGAACAACATATAAAACGTGAAAAAGCAACATCTAATATTTGTACTGCTCAGGCATTATTGGCTTCAATGGCTGGAATGTATACGGTTTATCATGGAGCAGAAGGAGTCAGGGAAATTGCCTCTCAAATTCATTCCATCGCTACATACCTTAATGAAATGTTGGAAGTTTACGGTTTCACACAAGAAAACGATAATTTCTTCGACACATTAAAAATATCATTGCCTGATAATGTTTCAGTTGAGAAATTAAGAAAAATTGCTTTAGAAAACGAAGTGAATTTCCATTATTTTGAAGATGAAACAATCGGATTAACTATAGATGAAACAACTGATGTTGATGATGTAAATACATTGATAGACATTTTCGCCACTGCCGCAGGAAACAATCCGATATTTGTCAACGAAGATGAAATTATAGATTTAAAATCCTTCGATGAGAATTTTGAGAGGAAGTCTGATTATCTTATCCACGACGTATTTAAAATGTATCATACCGAAACGGAGATGATGCGATACATCAAGAAATTGGAACGCCGTGATATTTCACTCACACATTCGATGATTTCGCTTGGTTCATGTACAATGAAATTAAATGCGGCTTCCGAAATGCTCCCATTAAGCTTACCTTCATTTAACAGCATACATCCTTTAGCTCCCAAAGATCAAACCGAAGGATATAACGAATTGATTTCCAATTTAGAAGAATATTTGTGTTCTATTACCGGTTTTGACGCTTGTACGCTTCAGCCAAATTCAGGAGCCGCCGGTGAATTTACCGGATTACTCGTGATTCATTCTTATTTTAAGAAAAAAGGCGAAAATCAACGAAAAACAGTTCTCATTCCTGCGTCAGCACACGGCACAAATCCTGCAAGCGCAGCACAAGCCGGCTTTGATATTATAGTAGTAAAATGTGATGAAAAAGGAAATGTAGATTTAACTGATTGGAATGAAAAAGCAAAAGAAAATGCTGAAACGTTGGCTGGTTGTATGATTACTTATCCTTCCACGCATGGAATTTTTGAAGTGAAAATTAAAGAAATGTGTGAAATCATTCATCAATATGGAGGGCTGGTATATATGGACGGAGCAAATATGAATGCTCAAGTTGGTTTAACTAATCCTGCAACCATCGGCGCTGATGTTTGTCATCTAAATTTACATAAAACATTTGCCATTCCTCACGGCGGCGGCGGTCCCGGAGTGGGTCCTATTTGTGTAGCAAAACACTTAACAGAATTTTTACCAAGTAAAGAATTTGGAGAAAATACAGTGGCTTCCGCTCCTTATGGAAGCGCCGGCGTACTTCCAATTACTTATGGTTATATTCGTATGATGGGTGAAAAAGGATTAACACAAGCGACTAAAATTGCTATCTTAAATGCAAACTATTTAGCTGCAAAACTGAAAGATTCTTATGGAATAGTTTATACGGGAGAAAATGGTCGAGTTGGGCACGAACTGATTTTGGAGTGCAGAAATTTCAAAGCAACCTCCGGAATTACGGAAACCGATATAGCAAAACGATTGATCGATTACGGATACCACGCTCCTACCCTTTCTTTTCCTGTTCATGGCACATTAATGATTGAGCCTACCGAAAGTGAAAGTTTAGCAGAGCTCGATAAATTCGCTGATGCTATGCTGAAAATTTATGAAGAAATAAAAGAAGTTGAAAACGGAATAGCCGACAAAACTAACAATGTGTTGGTAAATGCTCCGCATCCCGAATACGCGATAGTTTCAAGCGAATGGAACCATCCTTATTCACGTGAAAAAGCGGCTTATCCTGCAGAGTGGGTGGCGGAAAATAAATTTTGGATTAACGTAGCGCGTGTTGACAATGCCTTTGGAGACCGAAATTTGATTTGCACTTGCATTCCAACCGAAGAATGGATGAAATAA
- a CDS encoding Radical SAM domain protein: protein MVSVMGLKSKIYYVCRILQAILPPKRSWNALKAFVSYQFSKQGKLSKWKRQPIFISMEPSNVCNLHCPECPVGVRIEKIKPINIDIQKSKKIIDNLAPTLTHIIFYFQGEPFMNRTFLDLVKYARKKNILTSTSTNAQLINNEYAKQIVESGLDRIIISIDGTTQEVYERYRVGGKLDKAIQTISSIVEWKEKLKRAHPFIEIQFIVMKHNEHQIKKIKSLTKKWKADKLTLKSAQIYDFENGSEFIPTLEKYSRYKQTENGTYKIKSPLKNNCKRLWTGGVINSKGEFLPCCFDKNSNFSFGNLYENDFETVWNGESAENFRKNILFDRKQFEMCRNCTE from the coding sequence TTGGTTTCTGTTATGGGATTAAAGTCAAAAATATATTATGTTTGTCGAATTCTACAGGCTATTTTACCTCCAAAACGTAGTTGGAATGCACTAAAAGCATTTGTTTCGTATCAATTTTCTAAACAAGGAAAATTGTCAAAGTGGAAACGTCAGCCCATTTTTATTTCAATGGAGCCCAGTAATGTATGTAATTTGCATTGTCCGGAATGTCCTGTGGGCGTTCGTATAGAAAAGATAAAACCAATCAATATCGATATTCAGAAATCAAAAAAAATAATCGATAACCTCGCCCCAACACTTACGCATATTATTTTCTATTTTCAGGGTGAGCCGTTTATGAATCGAACCTTTCTGGATTTGGTAAAATATGCAAGAAAAAAAAATATTCTCACATCTACTTCAACAAATGCACAGCTGATTAATAATGAATACGCAAAACAGATAGTTGAAAGCGGTTTGGACCGAATAATTATTTCTATTGACGGTACAACTCAAGAGGTTTATGAGCGATATCGTGTGGGTGGAAAACTTGATAAGGCAATTCAAACGATAAGCTCTATTGTAGAATGGAAAGAAAAGCTTAAAAGAGCACATCCGTTTATTGAAATTCAGTTTATTGTAATGAAACACAATGAACATCAAATCAAAAAGATAAAATCTCTAACTAAAAAATGGAAAGCGGATAAACTTACACTAAAATCGGCACAGATTTACGATTTTGAAAACGGGAGTGAATTTATTCCAACGCTTGAAAAATACTCTCGATACAAACAAACTGAAAACGGGACATATAAAATAAAATCTCCACTAAAAAACAACTGTAAACGACTTTGGACTGGAGGTGTAATCAACTCGAAAGGAGAATTTTTACCTTGTTGCTTTGATAAAAACAGCAATTTTTCTTTTGGAAATTTGTATGAAAATGATTTTGAAACTGTGTGGAACGGAGAATCAGCCGAAAATTTCAGAAAAAATATATTATTCGACAGAAAACAATTTGAAATGTGTCGGAATTGTACAGAGTAA
- a CDS encoding putative DNA polymerase III, delta subunit (Evidence 3 : Putative function from multiple computational evidences), producing MFRDVIGQQAIKERLICPAIDNRIPHAQLLYGQEGVGKLALALAFAQYVMCEHPIQSDACGICPSCVKFQKMQHPDLHFVFPIIKPPSKNTVVCDDFVQEFREMLIESPYFSVQDWYEVIGDGAKQGAIYANESAEIIRKLSLKTYESEYKVMIIWLPELMNDSCANKLLKILEEPPSKTLFLLISNTIEGNIATILSRTQHIHVPRLSEEEIVKALMEANPNAQLIDTQNAARIAEGSYLQAKKILEQSRESRVNFERFVELMRKAWLVGNKRDYDALLMLRAWADNLSSNDLGRERQKTFLQYAQNMVRENFIFNLKQADLNYMTNYETDFSLKFSPFINERNVEDLMNEFALAERHIEQNTYAKMVFFDLALKTIMLLKK from the coding sequence GTGTTCAGAGACGTTATTGGTCAGCAAGCAATAAAAGAACGGTTGATTTGTCCCGCTATTGATAACCGCATTCCACACGCACAACTGCTTTACGGACAGGAAGGTGTGGGAAAATTGGCGTTGGCTCTTGCGTTTGCGCAATACGTGATGTGCGAACATCCGATACAATCAGACGCTTGCGGTATTTGTCCTTCTTGTGTGAAGTTTCAGAAAATGCAGCATCCCGATTTGCATTTTGTGTTTCCGATAATTAAACCGCCCAGCAAAAACACGGTAGTATGCGATGATTTTGTGCAGGAATTTAGGGAAATGTTGATTGAAAGTCCGTATTTTAGTGTGCAAGATTGGTACGAAGTGATTGGTGATGGTGCAAAACAAGGAGCAATTTACGCCAATGAAAGCGCTGAAATTATCCGTAAATTGAGTTTAAAAACATACGAATCGGAATATAAAGTGATGATTATTTGGTTGCCGGAATTGATGAACGATTCTTGCGCCAACAAATTGTTGAAAATACTCGAAGAGCCACCCTCGAAAACGCTTTTTTTGTTAATTTCCAACACTATTGAAGGAAATATTGCTACGATTCTTTCACGTACGCAACACATTCACGTTCCGCGTTTAAGCGAAGAAGAAATTGTAAAAGCATTAATGGAAGCTAATCCGAATGCGCAATTGATTGACACTCAAAATGCTGCACGCATTGCGGAAGGAAGTTACTTACAAGCGAAAAAGATTCTGGAACAAAGTCGTGAAAGCCGGGTGAATTTCGAGCGTTTTGTAGAATTGATGCGAAAAGCATGGCTTGTGGGAAATAAAAGAGATTACGATGCGCTGCTAATGCTAAGAGCGTGGGCGGATAATTTATCAAGCAACGATTTGGGGCGTGAAAGACAGAAAACATTTTTGCAATACGCACAAAACATGGTGCGTGAAAATTTTATATTTAATCTGAAACAAGCGGATTTAAATTATATGACGAATTATGAAACCGATTTTTCGTTAAAATTCTCACCGTTTATTAACGAACGAAACGTGGAAGATTTAATGAACGAATTTGCTTTGGCAGAAAGACACATAGAACAAAACACATACGCAAAAATGGTTTTCTTTGATTTGGCATTGAAAACAATAATGCTGTTGAAGAAATGA
- a CDS encoding PSP1 domain protein produces the protein MDYKLYTSGCSMNKKGCCLTTDKKLSVHDWLCDLPETVQETDFVEVQFKNTRKSYFLNNSKLDLFKGDMVAVEASPGHDIGEVTLTGKLVVLQMKKNNIDMAKFEVRKIYRKVRDVDMEKYHEAKAKEQETMIKARQIAESLNLNMKIGDVEYQGDGSKAIFYYIADERVDFRQLIKVFAETFRIRIEMKQIGARQEAGRIGGIGPCGRELCCSKWMTSFSTVSTSAARYQDLSLNPQKLAGQCAKLKCCMNYELDSYVDASKNLPSKEVNLETKDAVYYHFKTEVFKGLITYSTSPEFAANLVTITAERAKEIIRINKKGHKPTSLEEEKQQPNEKKISTEYENIVGQDSLTRFDAQKKEGKQQQNHRKNNYHRHGKRNGNQ, from the coding sequence ATGGACTATAAACTATATACAAGCGGCTGCTCAATGAACAAAAAAGGATGCTGCCTCACAACAGATAAAAAACTCAGCGTACACGATTGGCTGTGCGACTTACCTGAAACCGTACAGGAAACTGATTTCGTGGAAGTTCAATTCAAAAACACACGCAAAAGTTACTTTTTAAATAATAGTAAATTAGATCTTTTCAAAGGGGATATGGTAGCGGTGGAAGCTTCTCCCGGACACGATATTGGTGAAGTTACACTCACGGGAAAATTGGTTGTGCTTCAAATGAAGAAAAATAACATTGATATGGCTAAATTTGAAGTGAGAAAAATATACCGGAAAGTGCGCGATGTGGATATGGAAAAATATCACGAAGCCAAAGCCAAAGAGCAGGAAACAATGATAAAAGCACGTCAAATTGCTGAAAGTCTTAATTTGAATATGAAAATCGGCGATGTTGAATATCAGGGCGATGGAAGCAAAGCTATTTTTTATTACATTGCCGATGAACGCGTTGATTTCCGTCAGTTGATAAAAGTTTTTGCCGAAACATTCCGTATTCGCATCGAAATGAAACAAATTGGAGCTCGTCAGGAAGCGGGACGAATTGGAGGAATTGGACCTTGCGGACGCGAACTTTGCTGCTCAAAATGGATGACAAGTTTCAGTACCGTTTCTACCAGCGCAGCTCGCTATCAAGATTTGTCGCTTAATCCGCAAAAGTTGGCAGGACAATGCGCAAAACTTAAATGCTGCATGAATTATGAACTAGATTCATACGTAGATGCGTCAAAAAATCTCCCATCCAAGGAAGTGAACCTGGAAACAAAAGATGCTGTTTATTATCATTTCAAAACAGAAGTGTTTAAGGGATTAATCACTTATTCTACTTCGCCTGAATTTGCTGCTAATTTGGTTACAATTACGGCTGAAAGAGCCAAAGAAATCATCCGAATAAATAAAAAAGGACACAAACCAACCAGTTTGGAAGAAGAAAAACAGCAACCCAATGAAAAGAAAATTTCAACAGAATACGAAAATATTGTTGGACAAGACAGCTTAACTCGTTTTGATGCTCAAAAAAAAGAAGGAAAACAACAACAAAACCATCGAAAGAACAATTATCACCGCCACGGGAAAAGAAACGGGAATCAATAA
- a CDS encoding Gliding motility-associated lipoprotein GldH, with the protein MIKKSLILFVIILMSISCHQNEVYFQYNKIPNGGWNKDSLLNYDIHITDNAISYNFYIHVRHHGNYPYQNIWLFLQQMNPDSAITKDTIEAYLADQYGKWLGSGAGNLKEMPIIYKKQVQFPDTGVYRFKIRQGMRDSLLQGINDVGIRIEKAD; encoded by the coding sequence ATGATAAAAAAATCATTGATACTTTTCGTAATCATTTTAATGTCAATATCTTGCCATCAGAATGAAGTTTATTTTCAATACAATAAAATTCCAAACGGCGGCTGGAATAAAGATAGTTTGTTGAATTACGATATCCATATCACAGACAACGCCATATCCTATAATTTTTATATCCACGTTCGTCATCATGGCAATTATCCTTATCAAAATATCTGGCTTTTTTTACAACAAATGAATCCGGATAGCGCTATTACAAAAGATACAATTGAAGCATATTTAGCAGATCAATACGGGAAATGGCTAGGTTCAGGAGCGGGAAATTTAAAAGAAATGCCTATTATTTATAAAAAACAAGTTCAGTTTCCCGATACCGGAGTTTATCGTTTTAAAATTCGCCAAGGAATGCGTGATAGTCTTCTTCAAGGAATAAATGATGTTGGAATAAGAATAGAAAAGGCTGATTAA
- the trmB gene encoding tRNA (guanine-N(7)-)-methyltransferase, with the protein MGKNKLAKFAELETFPHVFQVPSSTLLKGEGFPLKGKWNTDFFKNSNPIVLELGCGKGEYTVELAKQFPDKNYIGVDIKGARIWTGAKESYLKEMKNVAFIRTDIEMIEHFFAENEVSEIWLTFPDPQMKKTTKRLTATNFIQSYLKFLKKDGIIHLKTDSPFMFTYTCEMVRINNLPALKQIEDIYNTENIDKILNIKTYYEQQWLERGLTIKYISFQPLKKEHYIEPEIDIEYDEYRSFKRFRRQQ; encoded by the coding sequence ATGGGGAAAAATAAACTTGCAAAATTTGCTGAATTGGAAACATTTCCACACGTGTTTCAAGTTCCTTCTTCTACTCTTTTAAAGGGAGAAGGATTTCCTTTAAAAGGAAAATGGAATACTGATTTTTTCAAAAACTCCAATCCGATTGTGCTCGAACTTGGCTGTGGAAAAGGAGAATATACGGTAGAATTGGCAAAACAATTCCCGGATAAAAATTATATCGGCGTAGATATTAAAGGAGCGCGCATTTGGACAGGAGCAAAAGAAAGCTACCTTAAGGAAATGAAAAATGTGGCTTTTATCCGTACGGATATAGAAATGATCGAACATTTTTTCGCAGAAAACGAAGTCAGTGAAATCTGGCTTACTTTTCCTGATCCGCAAATGAAAAAAACTACCAAACGACTCACGGCAACTAATTTCATTCAATCCTATTTAAAATTTCTGAAAAAAGATGGAATTATTCATCTAAAAACCGATAGTCCGTTTATGTTCACATACACATGCGAAATGGTAAGAATTAATAATTTGCCAGCATTAAAACAAATTGAAGACATTTACAATACCGAGAATATTGATAAAATACTGAATATCAAAACCTATTATGAACAGCAATGGCTTGAAAGAGGATTGACAATCAAATACATTTCTTTTCAACCATTAAAAAAAGAACATTACATTGAGCCGGAAATTGATATAGAATACGATGAATATCGGAGTTTTAAACGATTCAGGCGGCAACAATAA
- the mrp gene encoding Protein mrp homolog, with translation MTLYPNLILEALKHVRYPGTGNDIVSSGMVQDNIRIDGKKVSFSILFEKNNDPFAKSVVKAAEQAILTYIGEDIDIKGNITIETKPQAPPKPVSILPNVKNILAVFSGKGGVGKSTVAANLAVSLAALGYKVGLLDADIHGPSVPKMFGVEDERPFVEEIDGKHTIIPLQRYGVKIMSIGFFVDQESALVWRGSMSSNALKQLITDSDWGELDYFIMDLPPGTGDIHLTLVQTMGITGAIAVTTPQDVALADARKGINMFLGEKVNVPVLGLVENMAWFTPAELPQNKYYIFGKDGGKKLCEELNIPLLGQIPLVQSIREGGDEGKPISINENSLTANAFKELATKVIERIDYRNQHWEATKRVEIVK, from the coding sequence ATGACCCTTTATCCTAACTTAATACTCGAAGCTTTAAAGCATGTTCGCTATCCCGGAACAGGAAACGATATTGTTTCATCCGGAATGGTACAAGATAATATACGAATTGACGGGAAAAAAGTAAGTTTCTCTATATTATTTGAAAAAAATAATGATCCTTTTGCAAAATCAGTTGTAAAAGCTGCCGAGCAAGCTATCTTAACTTATATTGGTGAAGATATTGATATAAAAGGCAATATTACTATCGAAACAAAGCCGCAAGCTCCTCCAAAACCTGTTTCAATTCTCCCTAATGTAAAAAATATACTTGCTGTTTTTTCAGGAAAAGGCGGAGTAGGAAAATCAACCGTTGCTGCCAATTTAGCAGTATCATTAGCAGCTTTAGGTTACAAAGTTGGTTTACTTGATGCTGATATTCACGGACCTTCGGTTCCAAAAATGTTTGGCGTGGAGGATGAAAGACCTTTTGTAGAAGAAATTGACGGTAAGCATACCATTATTCCTCTGCAAAGATACGGCGTTAAAATAATGTCAATCGGTTTCTTTGTAGATCAAGAAAGTGCGTTAGTTTGGCGCGGAAGTATGTCAAGCAATGCGTTAAAACAATTAATAACCGATTCGGATTGGGGTGAATTAGATTATTTTATAATGGATTTACCTCCCGGAACCGGCGATATTCACCTTACATTGGTGCAAACAATGGGTATTACAGGCGCTATTGCTGTTACCACCCCTCAAGATGTAGCTTTAGCCGATGCACGAAAAGGAATTAATATGTTCTTGGGTGAAAAAGTAAATGTTCCGGTGCTTGGTTTAGTAGAAAATATGGCTTGGTTTACACCCGCAGAACTTCCTCAAAATAAATATTATATCTTTGGAAAAGATGGAGGAAAAAAACTTTGTGAAGAATTAAATATTCCTCTATTAGGACAAATTCCATTGGTTCAAAGTATTCGTGAAGGTGGAGATGAAGGAAAACCTATTTCCATAAACGAAAACTCACTTACAGCAAACGCATTTAAAGAATTGGCAACAAAAGTAATCGAAAGAATTGATTATAGAAATCAACATTGGGAAGCAACAAAAAGAGTTGAAATAGTTAAATAA
- a CDS encoding putative OmpA/MotB domain protein (Evidence 3 : Putative function from multiple computational evidences), with the protein MKRFFVLFLYFIPTLKSNTQEIHFITKKSFVILFLCLSITTSGVFAQTYNDWSKWSITLEGGVNKFDGDIIQKYNDITPTSFNKITVGGSVECTVTPVWSMGLEYHYLPLSANATYSNSHHAEFVGKMHNLDYFMSFNVIKLFYRKTQSKWGIWGNIGAGYAWYKSTYTTTRAGMSIRDGHGNLYTDFNDTINDGRAAYVPIGLLIEYNFTKNFALGTKIQYRAYNKDYIEQRIQHGVTNDFIELATLQLRWKFNARHKNHTRNNNVLLFDNDTITDNFKGIQEKVDSLQKNLAIITPLVEKHENFINENAPEIEKIPDYNNRIKKLENIICPDGPDTDNDGVPDCRDKEPDTPENTPVDFWGRSITSYDVNSAAVFFDFDKTDLNEEAQRAIRYAANKLKSDPSLIVEVRGFTDNMGGEKYNEGLSQRRANKVKNELVKEYGINPDRIIANGKGKYDPDDKVIRYRPYRTVMFFYNK; encoded by the coding sequence ATGAAAAGATTTTTTGTCCTCTTTTTGTATTTCATTCCAACCTTGAAATCAAATACTCAAGAAATACATTTTATTACAAAAAAAAGTTTTGTTATACTTTTTTTATGCTTATCTATAACTACTTCTGGGGTTTTTGCTCAGACATACAATGATTGGTCAAAATGGTCAATTACTTTGGAGGGAGGAGTAAATAAATTCGATGGAGACATAATACAAAAATATAATGACATTACCCCCACATCTTTTAACAAAATCACTGTGGGGGGGTCAGTAGAATGTACCGTGACACCCGTTTGGAGTATGGGATTGGAATATCATTATTTACCACTATCTGCAAATGCGACGTATTCAAATTCTCACCACGCTGAATTTGTGGGAAAAATGCATAATCTTGATTATTTTATGTCATTCAACGTTATAAAATTATTTTATAGAAAGACACAGTCGAAGTGGGGCATTTGGGGGAATATTGGCGCAGGATATGCGTGGTATAAAAGTACTTATACAACCACGCGAGCAGGAATGAGCATACGAGATGGACATGGTAATTTATATACCGATTTTAATGATACAATTAATGATGGTAGAGCCGCATATGTTCCTATTGGATTATTAATTGAATATAATTTTACAAAAAACTTTGCGTTGGGCACAAAAATACAATACCGTGCGTATAATAAGGATTACATTGAACAGAGAATACAACACGGTGTTACAAATGATTTTATTGAACTTGCAACTCTTCAACTTCGCTGGAAATTTAATGCCAGACATAAAAACCACACCAGAAATAATAATGTATTGTTATTTGATAACGATACAATAACAGATAACTTTAAGGGAATACAAGAAAAAGTAGATTCATTACAAAAAAATCTTGCAATAATAACGCCATTAGTCGAAAAACATGAAAATTTCATTAATGAAAATGCTCCTGAAATTGAAAAAATTCCCGACTATAACAACAGAATTAAAAAACTGGAAAATATTATATGCCCTGACGGACCTGATACCGACAACGATGGAGTTCCTGATTGTAGAGATAAAGAACCGGATACACCGGAAAACACTCCTGTTGATTTTTGGGGAAGAAGCATTACCAGCTATGACGTGAATAGCGCTGCTGTATTCTTCGATTTTGACAAAACTGATCTTAATGAAGAAGCGCAAAGGGCTATCAGATATGCTGCCAATAAATTAAAATCCGATCCTTCATTAATTGTAGAAGTGCGTGGATTTACAGATAACATGGGTGGAGAAAAATACAATGAAGGGTTAAGTCAACGTCGTGCAAATAAAGTTAAAAATGAATTGGTTAAAGAATATGGTATTAATCCAGACAGAATTATAGCAAATGGCAAGGGAAAATATGATCCGGATGACAAAGTTATTCGTTACCGCCCATATCGTACAGTGATGTTTTTCTATAATAAATAA